The following proteins are encoded in a genomic region of Cellulomonas sp. ES6:
- a CDS encoding methyltransferase, whose amino-acid sequence MQPPTSPDAAPVDLLDALRADLTGAGFTVAGVADLLGPVASAALHREEAVPALRVTAAATDPRATLVRALVLGVPVPASRLAAALPTLGVDGARRLGLVSAAGSAPDDEVRALVDLRPYEAEDGAGAVDWWIASDLGELATGGALRTDHVLGVGGASTTLAQVTVRDPRGRTLDLGTGCGIQALHASRHSASVVGTDISARALAFARFNAALAGVGALDLRLGSMLEPVAGERFDLVVSNPPFVITPRAAGEVPTYEYRDAGRTGDAVVADLVTSVGGVLAPGGVAQLLGNWEVRRGERWDERVGAWLDASGLDGWVVQRELQDPAQYAETWIRDGGTTPDRDPEAWRTRYAAWLDDFASRDVEAIGFGIVVLRRPGSHGPLVRRLEEVTGTVRQPLGPAIGASLAAQELLRGQDDAALAAARLRVAPDVTEERYLRPGDVDPQVVLLRQGGGFGRTVRAGTALAGFVGACDGELTVGQIVGALGALLGVDAAGVAAEVLPAARGLLADGLLLPA is encoded by the coding sequence GTGCAGCCCCCCACCTCCCCGGACGCCGCCCCCGTCGACCTGCTGGACGCCCTGCGCGCCGACCTCACCGGCGCGGGCTTCACGGTCGCGGGCGTCGCCGACCTGCTCGGCCCGGTGGCGTCGGCGGCGCTGCACCGGGAGGAGGCGGTCCCGGCGCTGCGGGTCACGGCCGCCGCCACCGACCCGCGGGCCACGCTCGTCCGCGCGCTGGTGCTCGGGGTCCCCGTGCCGGCGTCCCGCCTGGCCGCCGCGCTGCCCACCCTCGGCGTCGACGGTGCGCGGCGCCTCGGGCTCGTGTCCGCCGCGGGCTCGGCCCCGGACGACGAGGTGCGGGCGCTGGTCGACCTGCGGCCCTACGAGGCCGAGGACGGCGCCGGCGCCGTGGACTGGTGGATCGCGTCGGACCTGGGTGAGCTGGCGACCGGCGGCGCGCTGCGCACCGACCACGTGCTCGGCGTCGGGGGCGCGTCCACGACGCTGGCCCAGGTGACGGTGCGCGACCCGCGCGGCCGGACGCTCGACCTCGGCACGGGCTGCGGCATCCAGGCCCTGCACGCGTCGCGGCACTCGGCGTCCGTGGTCGGCACCGACATCTCCGCGCGGGCGCTGGCGTTCGCCCGGTTCAACGCCGCGCTGGCGGGGGTGGGCGCGCTCGACCTGCGGCTCGGGTCGATGCTGGAGCCGGTCGCCGGGGAGCGGTTCGACCTGGTGGTGAGCAACCCGCCGTTCGTGATCACGCCGCGGGCGGCCGGGGAGGTGCCCACGTACGAGTACCGCGACGCGGGCCGCACCGGGGACGCCGTCGTGGCGGACCTCGTGACGTCCGTCGGCGGGGTGCTCGCGCCCGGCGGCGTCGCGCAGCTGCTCGGCAACTGGGAGGTCCGCCGGGGCGAGCGGTGGGACGAGCGGGTGGGCGCGTGGCTCGACGCGTCCGGGCTGGACGGCTGGGTGGTGCAGCGCGAGCTCCAGGACCCCGCGCAGTACGCCGAGACGTGGATCCGCGACGGCGGGACGACGCCGGACCGGGACCCGGAGGCGTGGCGCACCCGGTACGCCGCGTGGCTCGACGACTTCGCGTCGCGCGATGTCGAGGCGATCGGGTTCGGGATCGTCGTCCTGCGCCGGCCCGGGTCGCACGGTCCCCTGGTGCGCCGGCTCGAGGAGGTCACCGGCACCGTGCGGCAGCCTCTCGGCCCGGCCATCGGGGCGAGCCTGGCCGCGCAGGAGCTGCTGCGCGGGCAGGACGACGCGGCGCTCGCGGCGGCACGGCTGCGCGTCGCGCCGGACGTGACGGAGGAGCGGTACCTGCGGCCCGGCGACGTCGACCCGCAGGTGGTGCTGCTGCGGCAGGGCGGCGGCTTCGGGCGCACCGTGCGCGCGGGCACCGCGCTCGCCGGGTTCGTCGGCGCCTGCGACGGGGAGCTGACCGTCGGGCAGATCGTCGGTGCGCTCGGTGCGCTGCTCGGCGTGGACGCCGCGGGCGTCGCGGCCGAGGTGCTGCCCGCGGCGCGCGGCCTGCTCGCGGACGGCCTGCTGCTGCCCGCCTGA
- a CDS encoding biotin/lipoyl-binding protein produces MLRLWRRTRAWVRVVGVVLLVGVAGAGGYLLALREEPAQAAAPASTTSAVAASLSTIEQSVSASGTLTPAVQEDVAFAVSGTVQSVDVAAGDTVTAGQQLATVDTLQLDAALLSAKADLASAQASLADAEDEADGSDASDAQVAALTAQVEVAQAAVDAAQEDLAGATLTAPVAGLVTSVDLEVGDVVAGSSGSSGSSTSGSAGSGASGGAVGASQGSSASSASTSSSTAQFVIVGTDAWQVSVSVGESDVALVDVGDQVELTVDDVADTVYGTVGEVGLVPSSSSGVATYPVTVDVTGSPEGLHDGVSADVSIIYERRTDVLTVPAAAVTTVDGRSVVTQEGADGEQVTTEVTVGETSGTLVEITDGLAEGDEVLVTAFTPRAGTGSDDEQQGGGQVPDFSGGMPDFSGEMPDFSGGFPDGFPGGGNG; encoded by the coding sequence ATGCTGAGGCTGTGGAGACGCACCCGCGCCTGGGTGCGCGTGGTGGGCGTGGTGCTGCTGGTCGGTGTGGCGGGGGCGGGCGGGTACCTGCTCGCGCTGCGGGAGGAGCCGGCGCAGGCCGCGGCCCCGGCGTCGACGACGAGCGCCGTCGCCGCGAGCCTGTCGACCATCGAGCAGTCCGTCTCGGCCAGCGGCACGCTGACGCCGGCCGTGCAGGAGGACGTCGCGTTCGCCGTGAGCGGGACCGTGCAGTCGGTCGACGTCGCGGCGGGGGACACCGTCACCGCCGGGCAGCAGCTCGCCACGGTCGACACCCTGCAGCTCGACGCGGCGCTGCTGTCCGCGAAGGCCGACCTGGCGTCCGCCCAGGCGTCGCTCGCGGACGCCGAGGACGAGGCGGACGGCTCGGACGCCTCCGACGCGCAGGTCGCCGCCCTCACCGCGCAGGTCGAGGTCGCGCAGGCGGCCGTGGACGCGGCGCAGGAGGACCTGGCCGGGGCGACGCTGACCGCACCGGTGGCGGGTCTCGTGACCTCGGTGGACCTGGAGGTCGGCGACGTCGTCGCCGGGAGCTCGGGGTCGAGCGGGTCGTCGACGAGCGGCTCGGCGGGTTCCGGTGCCTCCGGCGGGGCCGTCGGGGCCTCCCAGGGGTCCAGCGCGTCCAGCGCGTCCACGAGCAGCTCCACCGCGCAGTTCGTGATCGTCGGCACGGACGCCTGGCAGGTGTCCGTGTCGGTCGGGGAGTCCGACGTCGCGCTGGTCGACGTCGGCGACCAGGTGGAGCTGACCGTCGACGACGTGGCGGACACCGTCTACGGCACGGTCGGGGAGGTCGGGCTCGTCCCGTCGAGCTCCTCGGGCGTCGCCACCTACCCGGTGACGGTCGACGTCACCGGGTCCCCGGAGGGCCTGCACGACGGCGTGTCCGCGGACGTCTCGATCATCTACGAGCGCCGCACCGACGTGCTGACCGTGCCCGCGGCGGCGGTGACCACCGTGGACGGCCGCTCCGTCGTCACGCAGGAGGGTGCGGACGGCGAGCAGGTCACCACGGAGGTCACCGTCGGCGAGACCTCCGGCACCCTGGTGGAGATCACCGACGGGCTGGCCGAGGGCGACGAGGTGCTGGTCACGGCGTTCACGCCGCGCGCCGGCACGGGCTCCGACGACGAGCAGCAGGGCGGCGGCCAGGTG